The genomic DNA GTCGCCGTGAGCGCGGGCGCGAAGGAGATTTCCGCCTCCAGGGCCCAGGGGCCTCCCTGGTAGCGCCACAAGAGAAGACCCTCGCCCCGCGCGGAGAAGGGAGTGAATCCCGCGGTCAGGAACGCGCGCAGGGCACGCGCCTCCTCGGAGGTCGTCTTGTTCTGCACCGTCACGTGGGGGCGGAAGCCCTGCCGATCCTGGGGCGTCAGCCAGGACGCCCAGCGCCGGGCCAGGCTCGCTCGCAGGGAGGACAGGCCAGCGGAGACGATCTCGAACGCCACCCCCCGCCCTAGCGAGCGCAGCCCCGTCACCTGCAGGGAGAGGGGCACCGTGGGGACCATGGCGCGCAGGTCCGCCTCGATCCGCTCCCGCTCCTCTCCGGGTAGGTGGTGGAACAGCGTCAGGTGCGCGGACAGGTGGTTGAGCCGCGCCGGGAAGTGCGCCCGGCGCAACCCATCGAAGCGGGCGAACGTCTCCGCGTCGAGCCGCAAGGTCAGGATGAGAGGCTGCGTCACCGCCTACCTCCTCGAGAGGGTGGACAGCCATCGGCGCAAGGGATTCCCTCCCCGGTTTCACGCAGTGAACACATGGGATGGCGCACCGCGTTCCAATTTCAAACAGGGTGCACCTCGACACCCTCAACGGATATCCGCTCCCTCGGAAATCCCGGACGAGGGGCGTGGCGCGCGCACTGGTACGCCGCGGTGCGGCATGGGACATGACTTGCAGTAGTGCAAGTGTACGGAGAGGATGCCCGCGCTTTTCACGCCCCCGACACGAATTCTCAACTGAATCGAGGCACATGTGACCCCACGCAACTCCCTGCCCCGTTTGAGCGCCTCGGCTGCGCTCGCGGCCCTGATGTTCCTGACCCCGGCCTGCAAGGACAACAAGGAGACGGCGGGTGGTGGCTCCGCCGCGGCGAACAAGCCGGCGGGCGCGAAGATCGCCTTGCTCCTGCCCGAGTCCAAGACGTCGCGCTATGAGTCGCACGACCGTCCCCACTTCGAGCGCAAGGTGAAGGAGCTCTGCCCGGAGTGTCAGGTCATCTATAGCAACGCGGACCAGGACGCCTCCAAGCAGCAGAACCAGGCCGAGGCGGCGCTCACCAACGGCGCCCAGGTGCTGGTGCTCGATCCCGTGGACGCGGCGTCCGCGTCGGGCATCGTGGCGCGCGCGCGTCAGTCCAAGGTGCTGGTCATCAGCTATGACCGCCTCATCGCCCAGGCGGACGTGGACTACTACATCTCCTTCGACAACGAGCAGGTGGGCAAGCTGCAGGGCCAGGCGCTCGCGGACAAGCTCAAGGCGGACGGCAAGGCGGACGGCACCATCGTGGTGATCAACGGCTCGCCCACCGACAGCAACGCGGCCATGTTCAAGGCGGGCGCGCACAGCGTGCTGGATGGCAGCGGCGCGAAGATCGGCGCCGAGTACGACACGCCGGACTGGAGCCCGGACAAGGCGCAGCAGCAGATGGAGCAGGCCATCACCCAGCTGGGCAAGGACAAGATCGCGGGCGTGTACGCGGCCAACGACGGCACCGCGGGTGGCGCCATCGCCGCGATGAAGGCCGCGGGCATGACGCCCCTGCCCCCCGTCACCGGTCAGGACGCGGAGCTCGCCGGCATCCAGCGCATCGTCGCCGGGGAGCAGTACATGACGGTGTACAAGGCCATCAAGGCGGAGGCCGAGGCGGCCGCGGAGCTCGCCGTGACGCTCGCGCGCGGTGGCCAGCCCCCGGCGGCCAAGGTCAACGGCAAGGTGAACAACGGCATGAAGGACGTGCCCGCCGTGCTGCTGACCCCCGTGGCGGTGACCAAGGACAACCTCAAGAGCACCGTGATGGCGGACGGCTTCTGGACGGCCGCGCAGATCTGCGAAGGCTCCTTCAAGGACGCCTGCGCCCAGGCGCAGCTGCAGTAAGGGACACGAGGCACTCGAAATGACCGCGACCGCGCTGTTGGCGCTCCGCAACATCTCCAAGCGATTCGGGGCCGTCCAGGCCCTCAGCCAGGTGGACTTCGAAGTCCACCCGGGTGAGGTGGTGGCCCTGGTGGGAGACAACGGGGCAGGTAAATCGACCCTTGTCAAAATCATCTCGGGCAGCATCGCCATCGACGAGGGAGACATCCTCTTCGAGGGCAAGCCCGTCACGCTGGGAGCGCCCAAGCGCGCGTCGGCGCTCGGAATCGCCACCGTCTATCAGGACCTCGCCCTGTGCGATAACCTGGACGTGGTGGGCAACCTGTACCTCGGGCACGAGGAGCGCTCGGGGCTGTTGGGCAAGACGGTGGGCTGGCTGGACGAGGTGGCGATGGAGCAACAGGCCTCCTCGCTGCTCAAGAAGCTCGCCGTGAGCATCCCCAGCGTGCGCACGCAGGTGGCGGCGCTGTCCGGCGGCCAGCGGCAGACCATCGCGGTGGCGCGCGCGATGATGGGCTCGCCCAAGGTGGTGCTCCTGGACGAGCCCACCGCGGCGCTCGGCGTGGCGCAGACGCGCCAGGTGCTCGACCTCATCCGGCGGCTGCGTGAGCAGGGCCTGGGCGTGGTCGTCATCAGCCACAACATGATGGACGTGTTCTCGGTGGCCGACCGCATCATCGTGATGCGGCTGGGCAAGCGCGTGGCGACCTTCGACGTGAAGTCGGTGAAGGAAGTCGATGTCGTGGCCGCCATCACCGGCGCCAAGCCCGCGCAGGTCGCCAACACCTTGAAGATGGATGAGGCCTCATGAGCTCCGCGAGCCAACCCACGGCAATCGATCCCCGGCTGATCCAAGACGCGCCGGGCCTGGCGGGAGCATGGGCGGGATTCCGCCGCCGCGTGTCCCAGGGAGAGTTGGGCAGTCTGCCCGTCATCGTCGGGCTGAGCGCCATCTGGCTCACCTTCTACCTGGCCAATGAGCGCTTCCTGTCCGCGGTCAACCTGACCAACCTGATGCTGCAGATCTCCGCCATGGGGATGATCTCCGCGGGCATCGTCCTCATCCTGCTGCTCGGGGAGACGGACCTGTCCGCGGGCGCCGTGAGCGGCCTGGCCGCGTCGGTGATGACCATCCTCAACGTGAAGCAGGGCTGGCCGGCGG from Melittangium boletus DSM 14713 includes the following:
- a CDS encoding 2'-5' RNA ligase family protein is translated as MTQPLILTLRLDAETFARFDGLRRAHFPARLNHLSAHLTLFHHLPGEERERIEADLRAMVPTVPLSLQVTGLRSLGRGVAFEIVSAGLSSLRASLARRWASWLTPQDRQGFRPHVTVQNKTTSEEARALRAFLTAGFTPFSARGEGLLLWRYQGGPWALEAEISFAPALTATRGETGGLGG
- a CDS encoding sugar ABC transporter substrate-binding protein, coding for MFLTPACKDNKETAGGGSAAANKPAGAKIALLLPESKTSRYESHDRPHFERKVKELCPECQVIYSNADQDASKQQNQAEAALTNGAQVLVLDPVDAASASGIVARARQSKVLVISYDRLIAQADVDYYISFDNEQVGKLQGQALADKLKADGKADGTIVVINGSPTDSNAAMFKAGAHSVLDGSGAKIGAEYDTPDWSPDKAQQQMEQAITQLGKDKIAGVYAANDGTAGGAIAAMKAAGMTPLPPVTGQDAELAGIQRIVAGEQYMTVYKAIKAEAEAAAELAVTLARGGQPPAAKVNGKVNNGMKDVPAVLLTPVAVTKDNLKSTVMADGFWTAAQICEGSFKDACAQAQLQ
- a CDS encoding ATP-binding cassette domain-containing protein; its protein translation is MTATALLALRNISKRFGAVQALSQVDFEVHPGEVVALVGDNGAGKSTLVKIISGSIAIDEGDILFEGKPVTLGAPKRASALGIATVYQDLALCDNLDVVGNLYLGHEERSGLLGKTVGWLDEVAMEQQASSLLKKLAVSIPSVRTQVAALSGGQRQTIAVARAMMGSPKVVLLDEPTAALGVAQTRQVLDLIRRLREQGLGVVVISHNMMDVFSVADRIIVMRLGKRVATFDVKSVKEVDVVAAITGAKPAQVANTLKMDEAS